A region from the Corylus avellana chromosome ca7, CavTom2PMs-1.0 genome encodes:
- the LOC132187048 gene encoding putative hydrolase C777.06c — protein MVLFLGTIRPTPSLSCFAHFRRQISLKSPAISVSRNGFSPFRRFFQASLQSDSANEVAGLQLPADQSEIIFLGTGTSEGVPRVSCLTNPLKTCPVCSKAVEPGNKNRRLNTSILIRYPRASGPCNILIDAGKFFYHSALRWFPTFGIRALDAVIITHSHADAIGGLDDLRDWTNNVQTNIPIYVAQRDFEVMKKTHYYLVDTSVVLSGAAVSELQFNIIHEEPFVVHDLQFTPLPVWHGSGYRSLGFRFGNICYISDVSDIPEETYPLLKDCEILILDALRPDRSSSTHFGLPRSLEEVRKIQPKRTLFTGMMHLMDHEKVNDYLLKLMETEGLDVQLSYDGLRIPVML, from the exons ATGGTTCTATTTCTGGGCACAATTCGCCCTACCCCTTCCCTCTCCTGTTTTGCCCATTTCAGACGCCAAATCTCACTCAAAAGCCCTGCAATTTCAGTTTCCAGAAATGGGTTCTCTCCCTTTAGACGATTTTTTCAGGCTTCTCTTCAATCTG ATTCTGCAAATGAGGTTGCCGGATTGCAGTTACCTGCCGACCAATCTGAAATCATATTTTTGGGGACGGGAACTAGTGAAGGGGTTCCACGTGTGAGCTGCCTTACAAATCCTTTAAAGACATGTCCG GTTTGCTCAAAAGCTGTGGAACCGGGTAATAAAAATAGAAGACTTAACACAAGCATCCTTATTCGTTATCCTAGGGCCTCAGGACCATGTAACATTCTCATAGATGCTGGAAA GTTTTTTTATCACAGTGCTCTTCGTTGGTTTCCTACCTTTGG GATAAGAGCGCTTGATGCTGTTATTATTACTCACTCTCATGCTGATGCAATTGGAG GTCTTGACGATCTTCGTGATTGGACAAACAATGTCCAGACCAACATTCCAATTTATGTGGCCCAGCGTGATTTTGAG GTGATGAAGAAGACCCATTATTACTTAGTGGATACAAGTGTCGTTTTATCTGGTGCTGCAGTCTCAGAATTGCAATTCAATATCATACATGAGGAGCCATTTGTTGTACATGATTTGCAG TTTACCCCTTTACCAGTATGGCATGGAAGTGGTTATCGTTCTCTTGGATTTCGTTTTGGTAATATATGTTACATTAG TGATGTTAGTGACATACCTGAAGAAACTTATCCACTTCTGAAGGACTGTGAAATCCTGATtctg GATGCTCTAAGGCCAGATCGGTCTTCTTCTACACATTTCGGACTTCCTAGG TCTTTGGAGGAGGTACGGAAAATCCAACCAAAGAGAACCCTTTTCACTG GTATGATGCATCTGATGGATCATGAAAAAGTGAATGATTATCTTTTGAAACTGATGGAGACAGAGGGTCTTGATGTACAACTGAGCTATGATGGACTTCGCATACCAGTAATGCTCTAG
- the LOC132188439 gene encoding uncharacterized protein LOC132188439 → MSSSRLRESKGKESSLDLDKDLMKSSSAFGSSSVDCTQTSWVCYCSLPAPLKTSWTPKNPERRFWGCTTYDSNRKAACRFFKWMDESICEKGMKVIPTLLDRVKELENENCQYLTMVKDLETECDSYIARVNQLEKGDDKQLEMLTYLEKEKDVYRAREKFLMFGLLLSWLMIIMLIGISALSK, encoded by the exons ATGTCATCAAGTCGATTACGGGAATCCAAAGGAAAGGAATCTTCTCTCGACTTGGATAAG GATCTAATGAAGTCATCATCTGCTTTTGGGTCATCTTCAGTGGACTGTACTCAAACGTCCTGGGTTTGTTACTGCTCGTTACCTGCACCATTGAAGACATCCTGGACTCCAAAAAACCCTGAAAGGAGATTTTGGGGTTGTACTACCTATGATTCTAAC AGAAAAGCAGCATGTCGATTTTTCAAATGGATGGACGAATCAATTTGTGAAAAGGGTATGAAAGTTATTCCTACGCTGTTGGATAGGGTGAAAGAGCTGGAGAATGAAAATTGTCAATATTTGACAATGGTGAAAGACCTTGAGACTGAATGTGATAGCTACATTGCAAGGGTAAATCAGCTAGAGAAGGGGGATGATAAACAATTGGAAATGCTTACCTACTTAGAAAAGGAGAAGGATGTGTATAGGGCAAGAGAGAAATTTCTCATGTTTGGTTTATTGTTGTCATGGTTGATGATAATAATGTTGATTGGCATTAGTGCACTAAGTAAATGA
- the LOC132187329 gene encoding beta-fructofuranosidase, insoluble isoenzyme CWINV1-like → MAISFAAWLLFSSFLFLSHGVLQLQASHHLYGDIKASSPPPAYQPYRTSYHFQPPKNWINDPNGPMIYKGVYHLLYQYNPKSAVWGNIVWAHSTSTDLVNWTPHIPAIYPSQPSDINGCWSGSTTILPSGKPAILYTGVNPQNQQVQNLATPKNLSDPYLIEWVKSAKNPLMAPTIANQINASSFRDPTTAWLGPDRIWRVLIGSKINRRGLAILYRSKDFVHWTKSQHPLHSANDNGMWECPDFFPVPINSNLGADTSLIGPHVKHVLKLSLDDTKHDYYTVGTYNLNKDIYVPDKGQVNSDSGLRYDYGKFYASKTFFDSAKNRRILWGWINESSSVEDDIKKGWSGVMGIPRSIWLDKSGKQLVQWPISELERLRENQVNLPNQVLKGGLALEVSGVTSAQADIEISFRTIELQKAEKLDPKWTNPQALCSQKGASVKGRLGPFGLLALASKGLQEQTAVFFRIFKGQDKYVVLMCSDQSRSSLNNGNDKTTYGAFLDVDPSREELSLRSLIDHSIVESFGGGGKVCITPRVYPTLAIQNEAHLHVFNYGTENVQITRGSAWSMKKAILT, encoded by the exons ATGGCCATCTCCTTTGCAGCTTGGCTACTCTtctcctcttttctctttctctcccatgGCGTTCTTCAGCTTCAAGCTTCCCATCATCTTTACGGAGACATTAAAGCTTCTTCACCTCCTCCTGCATACCAGCCTTACAGAACTTCCTATCACTTCCAACCCCCCAAGAACTGGATCAACG ATCCTAATG GACCAATGATTTACAAGGGAGTTTACCATCTATTATACCAGTACAATCCGAAAAGTGCGGTGTGGGGGAACATTGTCTGGGCCCACTCAACATCAACGGATTTGGTTAACTGGACCCCACATATTCCTGCCATCTACCCATCACAACCGTCGGACATCAACGGTTGCTGGTCAGGTTCCACCACAATCCTCCCCTCCGGCAAACCGGCCATTCTCTACACCGGAGTCAACCCACAAAACCAGCAAGTCCAAAACTTGGCCACACCCAAAAACCTCTCTGACCCGTATCTGATAGAATGGGTCAAGTCGGCCAAAAATCCGCTAATGGCCCCCACTATAGCCAACCAAATCAATGCAAGCTCGTTTAGAGACCCGACCACCGCTTGGTTAGGCCCTGACCGGATATGGAGAGTGCTTATTGGAAGCAAAATAAACCGCCGGGGATTAGCTATTCTATACCGGAGCAAAGATTTTGTTCACTGGACTAAATCCCAGCACCCACTTCACTCGGCGAATGACAACGGAATGTGGGAGTGTCCTGATTTCTTCCCGGTTCCGATCAACTCCAATCTTGGCGCTGACACGTCACTTATCGGCCCGCATGTTAAACACGTGCTCAAGCTGAGCCTAGATGACACCAAACATGATTACTACACGGTCGGAACTTATAACCTGAACAAGGATATCTATGTTCCGGACAAGGGACAGGTGAACAGCGATTCCGGGCTGAGATATGATTATGGGAAATTTTATGCTTCAAAAACTTTCTTTGATAGTGCAAAGAATAGAAGAATCTTGTGGGGTTGGATTAATGAGTCCTCCAGCGTCGAAGATGATATCAAGAAGGGATGGTCTGGAGTAATG GGAATTCCAAGGAGCATTTGGCTGGATAAATCCGGGAAACAATTAGTGCAATGGCCGATTAGTGAACTTGAAAGGCTGCGGGAAAACCAAGTCAACTTGCCTAATCAAGTGCTTAAGGGAGGATTAGCGCTTGAAGTTTCTGGTGTCACGTCGGCACAG GCTGACATAGAGATTTCATTCAGAACAATTGAGTTGCAGAAAGCAGAAAAGCTAGACCCAAAGTGGACCAATCCACAAGCACTTTGTAGCCAAAAGGGTGCATCAGTAAAGGGGCGGCTCGGACCATTCGGGCTACTAGCTCTGGCTTCGAAGGGCTTGCAAGAGCAAACGGCAGTGTTCTTCAGAATATTCAAAGGTCAAGACAAATATGTGGTGCTCATGTGCAGTGATCAAAGCAG GTCTTCCCTAAATAATGGTAATGATAAGACCACTTATGGGGCTTTTCTAGATGTCGACCCTTCTCGTGAGGAACTGTCACTTAGAAGCTTG ATCGACCATTCTATTGTGGAAAGCTTTGGTGGAGGAGGAAAGGTATGCATCACACCTAGGGTTTATCCCACATTGGCAATTCAAAATGAGGCCCACTTGCATGTTTTCAACTATGGCACTGAGAATGTTCAAATCACAAGAGGTAGTGCTTGGAGCATGAAGAAAGCCATACTCACTTGA